One segment of Panicum virgatum strain AP13 chromosome 3K, P.virgatum_v5, whole genome shotgun sequence DNA contains the following:
- the LOC120701455 gene encoding receptor-like protein kinase ANXUR1, whose protein sequence is MAARRGVLLAVIIAVKVVIFAAADKYKAPESILVNCGSAKENQDADGRKWVTDKDSKWLNDGGKSSIMADADVQDPSLPSPVPYMSARVFTKETTYNFHVDKQDRHWLRLHFYPAAYHGLPAEQFFFFSVSTSTGITLLRNFSVYITAKALSQAYIIREFTLPPVAGGTLSLTFTPTAMSNASYAFINGIEIVSMPNIFAEPATMVGFADQTVDTAAVSLQTMYRLNVGGSYIAPANDSGLSRDWYDDTPYLFGAAIGVTFHANETNKIKFPSPEAEYAAPVSLYLNSRSMGPNPKVNQNYNLTWVFEVDSNFTYVVRLHFCELLLTKVNQRVFDIYINNKTAQADADVIGWTTEKDVPVFKDYTTFMPDGPGGKILWVALHPSTSMKPEFYDAVLNGLEVFKMSDSSGNLAGPNPDPSKMLEEAEMEITQGKFKDKPSHLRAAVIGGAAGGAAAFGIVAAICVVAYQSKKRRALGTSISHSSGWLPVYGGNSHTSTSKSSGGKSAALLNPNITAMCRHFSFQEIKAATKSFDESLVIGVGGFGKVYRGVVDGDTKVAIKRSNPSSEQGVLEFQTEIEMLSKLRHKHLVSLIGCCEDDGEMILVYDYMAHGTLREHLYKTGKPALSWRQRLEITIGAARGLHYLHTGAKYTIIHRDVKTTNILVDENWVAKVSDFGLSKTGPTTAMQTHVSTMVKGSFGYLDPEYFRRQQLTEKSDVYSFGVVLFEVLCARPALNPSLPREQVSLADHAMSCQRKGTLQDIIDPLLKGKIAPDCLKKYADTAEKCLADHGVDRPSMGDVLWNLEFALQMQDTFENGGKLEGGGSVTGSSTVSAADSMAASAAALELISEDMDEEDIANSVVFSQLVHPTGR, encoded by the coding sequence ATGGCAGCTCGTCGTGGTGTGCTGCTCGCCGTCATCATTGCGGTCAAGGTTGTCATTTTCGCGGCCGCAGACAAGTACAAGGCACCGGAGTCCATACTGGTGAACTGCGGTTCGGCGAAGGAGAACCAGGACGCCGACGGGAGAAAATGGGTGACCGACAAGGACAGCAAGTGGCTCAatgatggcggcaagtcgtccATCATGGCGGACGCGGACGTCCAGGACCCGTCCCTTCCTTCGCCCGTGCCATACATGTCGGCACGGGTGTTCACCAAGGAGACCACGTACAACTTCCACGTGGACAAGCAAGACAGGCACTGGCTGCGCCTCCACTTCTACCCGGCGGCCTACCATGGCCTCCCGGCGGAgcagttcttcttcttctcagtGTCCACCTCCACCGGCATCACGCTGCTCCGCAACTTCAGCGTCTACATCACCGCCAAGGCGCTCAGTCAGGCGTACATCATCAGGGAGTTCACGTTGCCACCGGTCGCTGGCGGCACACTGTCGCTCACCTTCACACCGACTGCGATGAGCAACGCGTCCTACGCCTTCATCAACGGCATCGAGATCGTCTCCATGCCCAACATCTTCGCTGAACCAGCCACGATGGTGGGCTTCGCCGACCAGACCGTCGACACCGCTGCGGTTAGCCTGCAGACCATGTACAGGCTCAACGTAGGCGGGTCGTACATTGCCCCAGCCAATGACTCCGGGCTATCGCGAGATTGGTACGACGACACGCCTTACCTCTTTGGAGCAGCTATCGGTGTGACATTCCATGCCAATGAGACGAATAAGATCAAATTCCCAAGCCCAGAGGCAGAGTACGCAGCACCGGTGAGCCTCTACCTCAACAGCCGCTCCATGGGACCTAACCCAAAGGTGAACCAGAACTACAACCTCACATGGGTGTTCGAGGTGGACAGCAATTTCACGTACGTCGTTCGACTCCAtttctgcgagctgctgctcaCCAAGGTCAACCAACGGGTGTTCGATATCTACATCAACAACAAGACAGCGCAGGCAGACGCCGACGTCATTGGGTGGACGACAGAGAAGGACGTGCCTGTGTTCAAGGACTACACAACATTCATGCCTGACGGTCCGGGCGGCAAGATACTCTGGGTCGCGCTACACCCTTCCACGTCGATGAAGCCAGAGTTCTACGACGCCGTGCTCAATGGTCTCGAGGTATTCAAGATGAGCGACAGCTCAGGCAACCTAGCCGGCCCAAATCCCGACCCGTCCAAGATGCTCGAGGAAGCAGAGATGGAGATAACACAGGGGAAATTCAAGGACAAGCCTAGCCACCTCAGAGCCGCTGTGattggcggcgcggccggcggcgcagcggcctTTGGGATTGTCGCTGCCATCTGCGTCGTGGCATATCAGTCCAAGAAGAGGCGAGCACTGGGCACCAGCATCTCGCATTCCTCGGGGTGGCTGCCGGTGTACGGCGGAAACTCGCACACGAGCACCAGCAAATCGTCCGGCGGCAAGAGTGCGGCACTACTCAACCCCAACATCACTGCCATGTGCCGGCACTTCTCATTTCAAGAGATCAAGGCAGCGACCAAGAGCTTCGACGAGTCGCTGGTAATCGGTGTGGGCGGGTTTGGCAAGGTATACAGGGGCGTTGTCGATGGAGACACCAAGGTTGCCATCAAGCGGAGTAATCCGTCATCCGAGCAAGGCGTTCTGGAATTCCAAACAGAGATTGAGATGCTCTCGAAGCTTCGGCACAAGCACCTCGTCTCGCTCATCGGATGTTGCGAGGACGATGGCGAGATGATCCTTGTGTATGACTACATGGCGCACGGCACGCTCCGGGAGCACCTGTACAAGACTGGCAAGCCGGCGCTCTCGTGGCGGCAGCGCCTCGAGATCACCATTGGCGCTGCGCGGGGCCTGCACTATCTCCACACCGGCGCCAAGTACACCATCATCCACCGCGACGTCAAGACAACCAATATTCTGGTGGACGAGAACTGGGTGGCCAAGGTCTCTGACTTCGGTCTATCCAAGACTGGCCCCACGACAGCCATGCAGACGCACGTCAGCACCATGGTGAAGGGAAGCTTCGGCTACCTCGACCCGGAGTACTTCAGGCGGCAGCAGCTGACGGAGAAGTCCGACGTCTATTCCTTCGGTGTCGTACTCTTTGAGGTGCTCTGCGCGCGGCCTGCACTGAACCCGAGCCTACCAAGGGAACAAGTCAGCCTCGCGGACCACGCCATGAGCTGCCAGAGGAAAGGGACACTACAGGACATCATTGACCCGCTACTAAAGGGAAAGATAGCGCCAGACTGCCTGAAGAAGTACGCCGACACGGCGGAGAAGTGCCTGGCTGACCACGGCGTCGACCGGCCGTCCATGGGCGACGTGCTATGGAACCTCGAGTTCGCGCTGCAGATGCAGGACACCTTCGAGAATGGTGGCAAGCTAGAGGGCGGAGGCAGTGTGACAGGCAGCAGCACCGTGTCGGCTGCGGACAGCATGGCTGCCTCTGCCGcggcgcttgagctcatcaGCGAGGACATGGACGAGGAGGACATCGCCAATAGCGTGGTGTTCTCGCAGCTCGTCCATCCAACCGGCCGGTGA